Below is a window of Corvus cornix cornix isolate S_Up_H32 chromosome 2, ASM73873v5, whole genome shotgun sequence DNA.
tgcatctCAAATTATATTAcatgggaaataaataaaatatttgtatgcaACATTACATCCAATTCtatgaatatttatattttatattgaaaTTAAATATCTCTATTTTATATCTCTATTTTCTATCAATAAATTATTGTGAGGCAACTACGTATcatataattgtattttttacGATATATGTTACATATCCTAATTCTAATTGCAAATATGATATAAAATCCttattatatttatatctgtgatatattaaaaattaaataaacaaaaaatttaaattaaaatatctccaaaaatttaaaatatttaaaataatatccCTATTATCCATCTATAATATGTAATATGATacataatatataataataaaaataatgtcttgGATATTATATAATAATGTATAATATACTATAAATTGTCTCATAtgttattatattatattttcaaGGTATTAATTATATACTAAAAGTATCCAGTTAATATAATAgtaatgattttattattaatatatttgttttaGTAATAATGCATTATTATTCATGTAATTATTAGTTACAGCAATACTATATTAATAATATACTAATActaataaataatgaaatacaagATACTTTGAATTACGCATATACAATAAATCCCCATATATTCCATATATTATGGAATATATCCCCAAACATTCTATTTCTAGAAATGAGAAATGATCgatattaattatatataataatatcGCTGTacataataatatatttataaactcaattatatttataattataaaCAACATAGCGATAAAAATGATACTAATTATATTGAtgctaaaaataatgaaacagtaaaataataataataataattattattattattatataaattTTGCCAAATCTATCTCACCGTTCTTTTATTAACcttattattattaatgttatagttattattattactacaaTTACATAAAATACAAGTCTATCTTGCCCCTATTTAATTATTCCTATTATTATTACTCTTATAATTTTCATTAtcataattattattattattataatcagtattaatattaatattatataaATTACACCAAGTCTATCTCACCCCTATTTAATTAGCCCAATTAATCAACCAGTCCCTCTCTCCCTGTTCTCCCTCTGCCCATCCCAAGGATCCCTCGGGAATTCCGGGCGCTCCCGGAATTTTGGGGAGTCCCTACCCTGGTGCTCCTCGATTTGGGGCTTGGGTTTCTTTCGCAATTTGGGTTTCTTCTTATTGGTCCTTTCCAGGAGGTGGCGGAGGTGCCGCGACACTGGGAAAAAACACCCGGAACGCGGGGACAGCGGGAagtgaggctggaaaaggaacTCACGGGGGGAGGTCATGGCAGCAGCAAACGGAAACGAACATTGGAATTGGAATCAACAATGGAAATTCAAATGAAATcgaaataaaattgaaatggaaaaaaaaatggaaatgcaaattGAAATTCGAAATGAAAATTTgacattaaaatggaaattaaaattaaaatttcaaattgaaatggaaatttgaattggaaattgaaattaaattgaaattaaagtaaaaaattgaagttaaaattgaaattcaaaattaaaattcaaaattaaaatttgaaatggaaattaaaatttgaactggaaatggaaattaaattgaaatgaaaggaaaaaattgaagtgaaattaatattgaaattcaacatttaaatttgaaattaaaatttgaatttgaaattaaaatgtgaaaggaaacgggaatggaaattaaattgaaattcgaaattaaaatttgaaatgaaaattgaaattaaattttgaaattaaatggaaattgaaattaaattggaattaaaacaaaaattgaaactgaaagtaaaaaactgaaatgaaatgaaaattggaatgaaagtaaaaatttgaaatgaaattcaataaaaaactgtgaaatgaaaataaacattgaaattaaaagttgaaatgaaaataaattgagatgaaattaaaattaaaattaaacattgaaattaaaagaagagtTGAAGtgaaaattgaaatgaaaataaaaaattgaaattaaatgaaaaatcaaaatgaaaattgaaattgaaataaaacggaaattaaaaattgaaattaaattaaaatttaaaaactgaaattgaaattaaaattgaaatgaaaattgaaattaaaataaacattgaaagcaaaataaacattgaaatgaaattcaaaaattgaaatgaaattcaaatttaaaaattgaaattaaattaaaattggaattgaaatgaaattgagaaattgaaattaaattaaaagaagaactGAAGTGAAATGCAAATTGAAACGCAAATTGAAAcggaaatgaaaatgaaaataaaatgaaaataaaatggaaataaaaccccaattaaaatgacaatgaaaatgcaaatttaaacaaatgagATGGAattgaaaatgcaaatcaaaacaaatcaacGTCACAACAACAATGAAACCAATCAATGACTCGACACAAAGACAACGAAATTCCGGAAAATGACACGGAACTCAAAATGAGGATGGAATTTGGGAGCGATGTCAGGGACCGGCACTGATTGGATGGGAGCTGTTGTGGGCGGAGCCTTTCCTGAGGTGCCAAATCCAGCGGGAAATGAGTTTGACACGTCTGGTGGGACCAACCCAACCCACCCTGACATTCCTGGAGCTGCATCCCATCGGGAATGGTCCAGCACACGAGGTCGTCTTCACCTTCCATGGACACCTGGGTTGGGATCATCTCCTCGTGTTCCCAAGCTGTGCCACCGTTGTCCCCCAGGAGTTGAAGGGAACCTGGGAACCCCTGGAGCACTTTGGGGTCCATCTCCCAGTGGcaaacccccaaatcctcctgGATCCCCAATTCCACCTCATCCATGACCTACTGAGAGGTGACATCAAGCCATGGGGACATCCAGATCAGCATCAGTGGTGAAGGATTTGGGATAACCAATCCAAGGACTGGAGAGGCTCTCCTAAAATTCCCAAATAACCCCAATTTAGGTCTTCTTTTCCTGCCATGACCAAAAACCTCAGGAGATGGGAATCTTCTGGGTCCCATCTCAACAcgggggatttttttgggatCCAAAGCTACGCAAGAAGAACCATCTGGAGGTGGAAGTGATGGTGAAACCATGGAATTTTGGATCCAAAGCTACTTGAGAAGCTGGAAGAACCATCTGGAGGTGGAAATGATGGTGaaaccatggaatcatggatgggttggaaggaaccatttgggttggaaggaacctctgaaggttgggttggaaggaacttcaGGGGATGGGAGAAGTTCGAGGAGTGGGGATGATGCTGATCCTGCAGCAAAGGTGTCAAAGCTCATTTCCTGTTGGATCTCCCGTTGGATTTCCGGCaaggaggaggctgggaaagCCCCCACACCACTGGGTGCACCTCCAGGAGGGATCTTGGATGAGTTCCTCATCCACCTTTCCATGAGGAGACTCAGCCAAGGGGAAAGGGACCAAATCAATGGGTTGTGAcattatggaatggtttgggttggaagggaccataaagacCATCCAGGGACAACTTCTACTATCCCAGCTcgctccaaaccccatccaacctggcctggaatacttccagggattgAGGATGGGCACAGAAGCCACCGGGCCGCACTTCCTCACTTACCTTTCGTGTCATTCACCGGATCCATGTGCCGGTAAATGTATCCTTCTAGGTAGGAATGGAATTTGGGAGTGGGTGGGAAAAAGGCCAAACAAATGGCCATGAGCTCCCAGCCGCGGGCCAGGCTCTCGTAACGGAAGTTCTCGGTGGTCTGCCGGCACAGCTGGATGTAGAGCTCATCTCGCAGCCCCTGCATGCTCCAACCTTTGGTGGCGATCTCCAAGGCCACGTTGAGCTGGTCCGTCTTGGCCCGCCGGTCGCCCATGTACATCTGGATGAGTTTGAAGATCTCGCACGCCTCCTTCTTGACGTTGCGGTCGTTGGTCATGATCATGGGTTTCTTGATGGATTCGCTGCTCCAGGCCAGCATGTTGGCGATGGAGACCTTCCGTCGGAAGAGCCCTTGGGTGTGCTTGTTGAAGTGCTTGGAGGCCCAGTTCTCAATGTCCGTCTCCGAGGAGGGCTTGCGCAGGTTGAAGGTGGGGAAGACGCAGCTGGCGCTCGGCATCATGTTCCGGGTCTGCCGGCTGCTCTCGAACTGGGCGCAGGCACCGAGGTCCTCGGACTGGGGGACAACAGGGGGACAGGTCAGCGGTGCTGGTGGGATGGGAGCACTGATGGAACGATCGACTGATCAATCGATCGATCAATCAACCAACCAAGAAACCAACAGATCAACAAATGGACCAACCAACCAATgaaccaaccaaccaactgATCAATCAACAAACCAgtcaaccaaaaaaatcaaccaaTGAAACAACCAGCCAGTAAATCAATCAAGCAATCAATCAATtaaccaacaaaccaaccaatgaaAGAACCAGCCAGTAAAACGATCAATCAACCAACCAAGAAACTGATCAATTAACCAAGCAACCAACCAGGCAACCAACCAACAAATCAATCAATCAAACAACCAGTGAACCAACCAAGAAATCAACAGAACAACAAACCAAGCAATAAAGCAACTAATGAAAAAATCAATGAACCAACCTATCAATGAAACAACCAAtcaatcaaccaaccaaccaaccaactgATCAATCAACCAAGCAATGAATGAATGAATCAATTAACCAACCAATAAATCAACCAACAAACCGATCGATCAATCAACCAAGGAACCAGCAAACTGATCAATCAACCAAGCAACGAACCAACCCATCAAtcaatcaaccaaccaacccatCAATCAATCAACCAACCAATCATTCAACCAATAAATCAGCCAACAAACCAATCAACCGACTGACCAGTGGAGAAACCAACagaccaaccaaccaaccaaccaatgaATCGATCCAACAAACCAATCAATCCATCAATCAATCAACCAATGAACCAACCGACCAGCCAACAAACCAATGAACCAATGAATCAACaaaccaatcaaccaaccaaTGAACCACTGAACCAGCCAATCAATGACCAACAAACCAATCAACCACGCAATGAACCGACTGACCAGGCAACAAAACAATGATCCAATCAACCAGCCAATCAACCAACAAATCAATCAATCAGTCAAtcaatcaaccaaccaaccaaccaaccaaccaaccgTTGCAGCATTCAGAGGTCTTCCCATAAACCACATCCTCTCCAAGGAACTTCTCCTCCATCGCATCATGGCCAAGTGGAACCGGCCCGGTGCCAGCAGCCAAGGTGGGCTGTGGAACCAATCGGCATCAGGAGGGAGGGGACCAGTGGGGGTAAGTGACATGCTGGACTCTCTTCACACTTGATCAATGGGGTCATGGACAGAAGAAGCTGGTGGCAACATGGGGGAAACAAAGAGCTAGTGGCTTTGGGCTCCACCCATCCTTTGGGGACACACCCACCTGTAACGGCCCCCCAGGAAACCCCCTCTGCCCAAAATCACCTTCAAGGGTGGTTCTCCAGCGGCCACAGGAGGAGGCTGGTGGCTTCTCCAAGCCATGAGCAATGTGGGTGGTCCTTCTGTACATCCCAAGGGACAGGAGATGCTCAGGATTTAACCTTGACCTCTGCAGAGcatccagctgggaaggagccagAGGACCCCTGTGGACCAGTGTCCTCTTCCTACTGGAACCAGCACAGCTTGTGGATGTCACCCCAGGAGGTGGAGGGACACCCCAACAGCTGGTGACCAACATGGAGGAAGCAAACAAGGATAATTGGGATGGACAATTCCATGGTCCTGCAGCCAGCCAAAGTGGCTTCATCATTTCTTCTGCAACATCCAGGCCAGCATCACCTGGGTTCAGTGGCCCTGGGGATGTGACCCATGGCAGGGAAGGACGTTCCACACCATCCAGAGGTGACACCGCTGTCCCCAACATGTGTGGAGGAACCACAATGGTGGCCCCCAGGAGGGTCCGTGGGCGACTCCAGTGCTGCCACGGACTCAGGGTTGGGCTTTCGAtgaggaacagaagaaaagcagaaggtgGAAAGATCCAGGAGGTGGAAAATCCAGGAGGGGACAAGGAAGCCACCCAAAGaacccccagagctgctggcaggtgaCTTGAGCTTCTACTTCTTCAAACAAGTTTCTTGTCTCTTCAACAACTCGTCCTGTGCCAATGTCGAGATCTCTTTCCATTGACATCGCTCCGCTCCCATCTTGACCGCGGTGACAATGGCAGGGACACAGGATGGGGACACAGGAGCTTCCCCCCTCGAGggacccagccctgctgtccctgcagatgTCACATCACCCTAGAGGTCCTTCTGTGTCCTCCAACCTGCTGGTCAGCTGGAGGCCCATGGGGTTTCCTGGGTGGAAGGAGATGCAGGAGATGCTTGAAGGTGTCGCTTGACAGCTGTTGGGGATGTGGCTCTTCCAAAAACTGGTCCATGGGCTGGACCAGAGCCATGTTGTACACCAAGAACAcccagagagaaggaaaggaccACGTTGGATAGGGACATCAACCTTCTCCAGCCAAGGACAGATGGTCAGGCCAGGGAGTGACACTGGAAGCGAAATGTGATGGATcccctgctgccagagccaaCAGGAAATTAACTTCAGCCCTAATTAACCCTAATTAGCACCTAAATGAACTTGGGGGATGCCCTGGCCTACAAGAAGGGGATAAACTATCGGGCGTTAATGGAAAATGGCTGTGACCTCCTGCCTGTCCCATGGGGTGACCATTGTCACCTCAGGAATTAGGGAATCCTCAAGGGAGAAGGTCTTGGAGCCACGTGGATGGGGCTTGGATACACCTCAATGGGGGACACTCCATTGGTGGCAACCACAGCCATGACcatggaagggtttgggttggaagggaccttcaagatcatcccattccaacggccagggacaccttccactgtcccaggttgctccaaaccccgtccaacctgaccttggacacttcagggatggggcagccgcagcttctctgggaaactgGTGCCAGTGTCCCACCACTGTGGTGTCCCTGAGCTCGAGGACAACAGATGGGGCCACCCAGACAGAAAACTCTGGGAAGTGGAGAAGATTCCCACCACATCCCAAGCTCCATGCAGAAGGTGTAGGATCACTAACGATGGCTGCTTTCCCTCCTGGCCAATGTGAGCATCCAAAGGGGACCTGGAGCTCTCCAGTTTTGGGTTTGGACCTCCTCGTGCAGCACCAAGTCTTTGGGGACAACGGCACCTTGGGAATTTTCTTCCGCTGCCTTTGGATGTGACACTCCACGGGTTTCCTTCCACGTTCCCATGGgcaaaaaaggcattttccagATGATTTGCTGTTTCCCAGGTCCATGTCCAGGGGTCTTGCTGATGCCAAGTTCCATCTTCCAGGCAGTTTTCCAGGTGGGATTTATCCCCACACGTGGCATCATCACCCGTTTCTTTAAAAGCCCTGATagcctttccctgcttttctcagccttttccagcctttccctggcGGGGAACGGACTGATGGAGGATGTCCAGAAGCTGATGGAGGACATCCAAAAAACCAGGGAAACATCTGATGGGCTGGAATCTAGGCACATGGGATGCACCAGCTCCAGCAATTCCAGGTCAAAGCCCCAGGGGCTCCTCTGGAATGGGAGTTTGGGGCAGGAGGGatctccaggaatggggcagctCAGTTCCAGGGAGGCAACAGGCAGCTCACAACCCTGGGAAGAAAATCCTGGAAAACTGGTGGCTCTTTCATCTCAAGGTTTTGAGGGACCACCTTGCTAAGGACCAACTTCTTTGAGGCACCACCTTGCCAAGGACCAACTTCTTTGAGGGATCAACCAGGGATGGGCACTCAGGAATCCCCTGGGAACTGGGTGGATCCAGGATCTGCCCCCCACCAAGGCAGAAGaagccacagcacagagctgaggctgcCATGGCACCGAGGTGCCCATGCCCAATCCTGGTGCGGGATCGGCCCGGGGACCATCCCGCTGGATCTAcactggaggaggagaagctttAACCAGAATTGACCTCACGGGCCACAGGGgaaacccccaaacccaagaATATTCCCAAGGGCATTACCTGAGATGGATGCAGGTAGGGCTCGGGGGAGGCCAGGTTGGTCTGGACGGAGACGCTCTTCTCCAGCAGGATCTGGGGGAAGCCCAGCTTCTCGAAGGTGTTCCTCTTCCAGTGCTTGTTCTCCTGCTGCGCCAACGCCTCGTCCTCGCTGAAGGCTCGCACCACCGGGCCTGGCATGGGCAGCGGGAGGGCGCCGTCGCTCTCGTAGCCCGAACCGTCCTTTTGGGAATCCCAACTGCTCCGTTGCTTCATGTGGTAGTGGGCCTGCTGTGCTTCCCAAGCCAGGCGCGCCTGCGCCAGGAAAGGCTCCGGGAAGCCCCGCGCCGCCTCCGCCTCCACCGCCTTGCTCTCCGTCCGGTTCATTGGGGACCTGTTGGGTCCTGGCGTGGCTCGTTCCTCACCCAGCTCGCCCAACACCTCCCGGTCCCCAGAGCCGTCCGTGGAGGAGGCGTTGGGGTCGTGGGTCACCGAAGGCTTCCggcttttcctcttcctggtAGAGGGCGAGTAACCGGTGGAGGACAAGGTGTCCTGCTGGCTGGACCACGACATGGAGTCCTCGCCCTGGGCCACCTGGGCCCCTGTCGGGCCGGGACAGAAGTCGGGTCCCTCCATGCTGCTGTAGTCGCCCGATTTGATCTCCAGGCGTTGATCCCGCaccaggcaggggctgtgctgcagcgAGTAGGAGCCGCCGATGGGATTGGGGGAATATTTGTGCCTCAAGCCCGTCTTCATTTTAGGGCTGGAACCCGACTGCTCCACGTAGACCAATTGCCTGACGTATTCCTTGCCGGCGGGGCTGTATTCCAGGCTCATGAAGCGGTCGGGACACTTCTGCTTGGTGAGCACCAACTGCTGGTACGGCGAGTTGGAGCCTTGCTTGGGTGACTGAAGGAAAGGGTGAGGCTTTCGGATGGGCGATTTCTGCGGAGATCCGGCTTTGTAGCTCCCGCTGGCTTCGTACTGCATGTCCACGGGGGGCTCGTCATAGATGGGAGCCTGGTATTCCATGGGGGGCTCCTCGTAGAGCGGGGGCTCGTAGGCGTAGCGGGGCGACGAGGGCTGGGATTCGCTGGAATGTTTGCGGTGCTGCGCTTGGAGCGGCGAACAGAAGGAATCGCCCCGGCCCAGCAGCGGTGAGCAGCTGCCCACGTGCTCAGCCCTCTTCAGGAAGGGCGACTGCTTCCTCTCCGGGAAAAACACGGAGTTGTCGGCGTCGGAGGAGAAGGTTTGGAGGTTGGGCGACTGTTGGCCGCCCGAGGGTCGGCGGGAGCGGGAGCCCGGTTGGTTTTCGGGGGCGTAGCCGTTGCCTTGGTGGAGGAGGAAGCTGGGCTCCCGATCCGTCACCTTGATCAGCATCCGCTCCTTGGTGCCGGCGTTCCATCGGAGGGATGAGGTCCTGCAGGGAGAAACATCACAGGGGGGAGGTCAGAATTCCATCCCCGGAATGGTTTGGCTGGTCCCAAACCTCCCAAACCACTGTGGAGCCTGGAGGATGGAGATTCCCAAGCACCCCAAGAGTGGAGAGATGGAGATGTGAGGAATTGGATGGGATTGGATATTGGACTaggagtgacaggacacagggaatggcttcccactgccaggggGCAGGATTGGATGGGATAATGGGAAGGAATTCTcagctgtgagggtggtgaggggctggactggaattcccagagaagctgtggctgccccatccctggaagtgtccgaggccaggctggacagggcttggagcaacctgggatggtggaagttgtccctgcccatgggattggatactgggaagaaattctcccacgaggaattcttccctggcaCAGTGGATTTTCATCTGCTCTCTCCCTGTTCCAAGTCCTTGGGAAAGGCCATCGGGGCAGGGGACACTCAGGAGGAAGAGCAAAGATGGATTTTTCGGAGCTGCCCGGCTCACAGGAGGGATCTGAGCTGGAATTGGCTGTTCccaaggcacagggagaggcacATCCTGTCACCAATCCCACGCTGGAACAGAAGATGCCGGAGGCACCGTCTGCTCTCCCGGTTCATCCCTCTCCAACTCTCATTTATTCCCAGCCATTTGTCCCTTCTGTCCTCCAGGAAAAGGTGGAACGAGTTCAATCACTGAGTTTGGAGGGAAAAATTCCCACAAAAAGCCTCAGGACTGTGCTCCTTGTTTATCCGTGACTTTGTCCTTGCTCTAAGGGGTTTGGGAATAatttattccttcctttttcacctTTAGAAGCTCCTGTGGAGCTCCTGGGGACTTGAGCCTCCTGCGAAGTTCCTGCTGTCGAAGACCTGGATGAGTTTGGATTCCTCCACCCCAGTTTGATGAATCTCAACCCCTCATGGAGCCCTTCCAGACCCTCAAAATTCCCTCCACAACCACAAAATCATGGattcatggaatggtttgggttggaaggggctttaaacctcatccagttccacccctctGCCACGGGCTGGGACAttttccactatcccaggttgctccaagccccttccaaccttgctcagctcctgaaaaatctgcttttcctgcccaAATTATGCACAAGGACCTTGGATCATTCCCTGTTTCTTCTGGAAGACCTGGATGTCTTTAATCCTCATTAATAACCTGACTTTTATACACACATCCCAAAAATTGTGAGGAAAGACAACAGAAGAGCCACAGAGGATTCCCAGCAGATCCAGGCAGCACATCCCACCCAGAGCCGCTCGTGCCGGGAATTCTGCCTTTGGATTTCTTCACCATCTGCAAACAACGTTCCCGACCCTTGGGAGATGGTCTTGGAAGCCATGGAGAGATGGATCACATCCTCCGCATGGATCCAAGCTCTGCTCCCGAGCCACATCCTCGTTAACCCTCTGCTTCTTGAttctccttttcccactttttttatTGCCTGCGGACAAGGAATTCAAGCTTTATCTGTGTCCAAGGGGGAAAAGCTTTgcacatccagctctgggatccaagagcagaaggatgtggagctgctggagtgagtccagaagAGGACGTGGAGATGCTCTGAGGTTtggagagaggctgggagagctgggaatgtccagcctggagaagggaaggatccagggagacctcagagcctcttccagtgcctaaaggggctccaggagagctggagagggattttggacaagggatggagggacaggacccagggaatggcttcccactgccagagggcagggatggatgggattttgggaaggaattcctccctgtgagggtggtgaggtggaggaatggaattcccagagaatctgtggctgctccatccttggaagtgtccaaatCCGgattggagcaacctgggatagtggaagatgtccctgctcatggaaaggggttggaatgagatgatctgGAAGTGCCCTGCAGAAATCCACGTTTTCACTCTTTCCCCACCCCCACCCGAACACGAATCCCTCCTAAATCCAGGTGTTTTAACTCAAACCAGGTGAAACCACCGCTTAATTCCCAGCTTTGCAGCTGGCATTAATATTCCAGCCTGCAGCATCTGGCAGCAGTGGATCCGAATAAAAATCCTCAACGGAGCAGCGGCGTTGCTGTCAAATCACCTCGTCAGGGCCGAGCTTTCAATCCAAATATTAAATAACGGGAAGCAATATTTCTGAAAGCTCCATCGTGCTGCCCTGGATTATGGctaaaccccacaaaaaaaaacctctgccatggaataaatggaattttctgCCTGCAAAAGGAATCCCAAAAAAGCCCTTTTT
It encodes the following:
- the ARHGAP39 gene encoding rho GTPase-activating protein 39 isoform X4, with product MAERLEWVEIIEPRTRERMYANLITGECVWDPPAGVRIKRTNENQWWELFDPNTSRFYYYNATTQRTVWHRPQNCDIIPLAKLQTLKQNTESPRASTENSPGRSSNVSREGSTSSSLEQELEGNEKVQEQRSSRQSSQYSVVKEETESSSPSGVFEKEYDIYRDYSTEGQLLHYRTSSLRWNAGTKERMLIKVTDREPSFLLHQGNGYAPENQPGSRSRRPSGGQQSPNLQTFSSDADNSVFFPERKQSPFLKRAEHVGSCSPLLGRGDSFCSPLQAQHRKHSSESQPSSPRYAYEPPLYEEPPMEYQAPIYDEPPVDMQYEASGSYKAGSPQKSPIRKPHPFLQSPKQGSNSPYQQLVLTKQKCPDRFMSLEYSPAGKEYVRQLVYVEQSGSSPKMKTGLRHKYSPNPIGGSYSLQHSPCLVRDQRLEIKSGDYSSMEGPDFCPGPTGAQVAQGEDSMSWSSQQDTLSSTGYSPSTRKRKSRKPSVTHDPNASSTDGSGDREVLGELGEERATPGPNRSPMNRTESKAVEAEAARGFPEPFLAQARLAWEAQQAHYHMKQRSSWDSQKDGSGYESDGALPLPMPGPVVRAFSEDEALAQQENKHWKRNTFEKLGFPQILLEKSVSVQTNLASPEPYLHPSQSEDLGACAQFESSRQTRNMMPSASCVFPTFNLRKPSSETDIENWASKHFNKHTQGLFRRKVSIANMLAWSSESIKKPMIMTNDRNVKKEACEIFKLIQMYMGDRRAKTDQLNVALEIATKGWSMQGLRDELYIQLCRQTTENFRYESLARGWELMAICLAFFPPTPKFHSYLEGYIYRHMDPVNDTKVSRHLRHLLERTNKKKPKLRKKPKPQIEEHQGVAISTYAKYCYNKLQKAALTGAKKGLKKPNIEEIRHAKNAVFNPSMFGSSLQDIITMQKERYPDRQLPWVQTRLSEEVLALNGDQTEGIFRVPGDIDEVNALKLQVDQWKIPTGLEDPHVPASLLKLWYRELEEPLIPHDFYEQCITHYENPEAAIAVVHSLPRINKMVLCYLIRFLQVGPGASGVPLGDLLAWFILLRWFWVLQGHHKVIPISSKNQEVHTVPPLISHQSHHFHLLPTP
- the ARHGAP39 gene encoding rho GTPase-activating protein 39 isoform X5; translation: MLPVLVVWAAAPGCRVVVQKKFISRLEWVEIIEPRTRERMYANLITGECVWDPPAGVRIKRTNENQWWELFDPNTSRFYYYNATTQRTVWHRPQNCDIIPLAKLQTLKQNTESPRASTENSPGRSSNVSREGSTSSSLEQELEGNEKVQEQRSSRQSSQYSVVKEETESSSPSGVFEKEYDIYRDYSTEGQLLHYRTSSLRWNAGTKERMLIKVTDREPSFLLHQGNGYAPENQPGSRSRRPSGGQQSPNLQTFSSDADNSVFFPERKQSPFLKRAEHVGSCSPLLGRGDSFCSPLQAQHRKHSSESQPSSPRYAYEPPLYEEPPMEYQAPIYDEPPVDMQYEASGSYKAGSPQKSPIRKPHPFLQSPKQGSNSPYQQLVLTKQKCPDRFMSLEYSPAGKEYVRQLVYVEQSGSSPKMKTGLRHKYSPNPIGGSYSLQHSPCLVRDQRLEIKSGDYSSMEGPDFCPGPTGAQVAQGEDSMSWSSQQDTLSSTGYSPSTRKRKSRKPSVTHDPNASSTDGSGDREVLGELGEERATPGPNRSPMNRTESKAVEAEAARGFPEPFLAQARLAWEAQQAHYHMKQRSSWDSQKDGSGYESDGALPLPMPGPVVRAFSEDEALAQQENKHWKRNTFEKLGFPQILLEKSVSVQTNLASPEPYLHPSQSEDLGACAQFESSRQTRNMMPSASCVFPTFNLRKPSSETDIENWASKHFNKHTQGLFRRKVSIANMLAWSSESIKKPMIMTNDRNVKKEACEIFKLIQMYMGDRRAKTDQLNVALEIATKGWSMQGLRDELYIQLCRQTTENFRYESLARGWELMAICLAFFPPTPKFHSYLEGYIYRHMDPVNDTKGVAISTYAKYCYNKLQKAALTGAKKGLKKPNIEEIRHAKNAVFNPSMFGSSLQDIITMQKERYPDRQLPWVQTRLSEEVLALNGDQTEGIFRVPGDIDEVNALKLQVDQWKIPTGLEDPHVPASLLKLWYRELEEPLIPHDFYEQCITHYENPEAAIAVVHSLPRINKMVLCYLIRFLQVGPGASGVPLGDLLAWFILLRWFWVLQGHHKVIPISSKNQEVHTVPPLISHQSHHFHLLPTP